A genomic segment from Nymphalis io chromosome 15, ilAglIoxx1.1, whole genome shotgun sequence encodes:
- the LOC126773709 gene encoding calcitonin gene-related peptide type 1 receptor isoform X1: protein MDDLERIARDRAACDAKNNETAPPDGIYCEGTFDTWLCWPHTPADTITYAPCPDFVPGFSTDLFAHKECTANGTWWQHPLSGQPWSNYTTCVKPEDVRTLRNCSHYVSFKLLHLTSSSSQDVSDIIVVYESGYSVSLVALLLSLGILSYFKSLRCARITVHMNLFASFALNNALWLVWYRVVVRSPVTVRESPVWCQVLNATLQYALLTNYTWMLCEGLYLHTVLVSAFVSERRLVRALLVAGWMLPVPSAIINAVRRGIANEPFCWADDGAPRLELAILVCVAVLLNLAFLCNIVRVLCTKLRAGGGAGVARPSATVLHALRATCLLAPLLGLQYLLTPFRPPRTASWWMFYEYVSALTTSLQGLCVAILYCFCNGEVLAQLRRRWRVLTFRPRANSTTNTTVSFVRSAAAGAGEEKV from the exons ATGGACGATCTGGAACGAATAGCGCGCGACCGCGCCGCCTGCGACGCCAAGAACAACGAGACCGCGCCGCCCGACG GTATTTACTGCGAGGGAACGTTCGACACATGGCTGTGCTGGCCGCACACTCCCGCTGACACAATAACATATGCGCCCTGTCCTGACTTCGTTCCCGGGTTTAGTACTGACT tATTTGCTCACAAAGAATGTACTGCAAACGGTACTTGGTGGCAGCACCCGTTGTCTGGACAGCCGTGGTCGAACTACACCACGTGCGTCAAACCAGAAGACGTACGTACACTGAGAAATTGCTCTCACTACGTTTCGTTCAAACTACTCCACCTTACTTCCTCTTCCTCGCAGGACGTTAGTGACATCATCGTCGTGTACGAGTCGGGGTACAGCGTGTCGCTCGTAGCGCTGCTGCTGTCCTTGGGAATACTTTCATATTTCAA GAGTCTTCGGTGCGCGCGTATCACGGTGCATATGAACCTTTTTGCATCTTTTGCACTCAACAACGCTCTTTGGCTAGTTTGGTACAGAGTGGTCGTTCGCTCGCCGGTCACTGTGAGAGAATCCCCGGTGTGGTGTCAAGTACTCAACGCAACCTTGCAGTATGCGCTGCTGACTAACTACACGTGGATGCTGTGCGAGGGGCTGTACCTGCACACCGTACTTGTCAGTGCGTTCGTGTCGGAGAGACGCCTGGTTCGCGCGCTGCTGGTGGCGGGCTGGATGCTGCCCGTACCTTCGGCCATCATCAACGCTGTGCGACGCGGCATCGCCAACGAACCATTCTGTTGGGCCGACGATGGAGCGCCTCGCCTCGAGCTAGCTATTCTCGTTTGCGTCGCCGTTCTTCTTAACCTGGCCTTCCTTTGCAACATTGTCAGAGTTTTATGCACCAAACTCCGCGCGGGGGGCGGAGCAGGCGTGGCGAGACCTTCTGCTACGGTATTGCATGCTCTTCGTGCTACTTGCTTGTTGGCACCGCTTCTCGGACTCCAATATTTACTGACGCCCTTCCGACCGCCTCGGACGGCCAGTTGGTGGATGTTCTACGAGTATGTATCGGCGTTGACGACCTCGCTGCAAGGGTTGTGCGTGGCCATTCTCTACTGCTTCTGCAACGGAGAGGTGCTTGCGCAGCTTCGACGTCGCTGGCGAGTGCTCACTTTCCGTCCGAGAGCTAATTCCACAACGAATACCACGGTTTCG
- the LOC126773709 gene encoding calcitonin gene-related peptide type 1 receptor isoform X2, which translates to MDDLERIARDRAACDAKNNETAPPDGIYCEGTFDTWLCWPHTPADTITYAPCPDFVPGFSTDLFAHKECTANGTWWQHPLSGQPWSNYTTCVKPEDDVSDIIVVYESGYSVSLVALLLSLGILSYFKSLRCARITVHMNLFASFALNNALWLVWYRVVVRSPVTVRESPVWCQVLNATLQYALLTNYTWMLCEGLYLHTVLVSAFVSERRLVRALLVAGWMLPVPSAIINAVRRGIANEPFCWADDGAPRLELAILVCVAVLLNLAFLCNIVRVLCTKLRAGGGAGVARPSATVLHALRATCLLAPLLGLQYLLTPFRPPRTASWWMFYEYVSALTTSLQGLCVAILYCFCNGEVLAQLRRRWRVLTFRPRANSTTNTTVSFVRSAAAGAGEEKV; encoded by the exons ATGGACGATCTGGAACGAATAGCGCGCGACCGCGCCGCCTGCGACGCCAAGAACAACGAGACCGCGCCGCCCGACG GTATTTACTGCGAGGGAACGTTCGACACATGGCTGTGCTGGCCGCACACTCCCGCTGACACAATAACATATGCGCCCTGTCCTGACTTCGTTCCCGGGTTTAGTACTGACT tATTTGCTCACAAAGAATGTACTGCAAACGGTACTTGGTGGCAGCACCCGTTGTCTGGACAGCCGTGGTCGAACTACACCACGTGCGTCAAACCAGAAGAC GACGTTAGTGACATCATCGTCGTGTACGAGTCGGGGTACAGCGTGTCGCTCGTAGCGCTGCTGCTGTCCTTGGGAATACTTTCATATTTCAA GAGTCTTCGGTGCGCGCGTATCACGGTGCATATGAACCTTTTTGCATCTTTTGCACTCAACAACGCTCTTTGGCTAGTTTGGTACAGAGTGGTCGTTCGCTCGCCGGTCACTGTGAGAGAATCCCCGGTGTGGTGTCAAGTACTCAACGCAACCTTGCAGTATGCGCTGCTGACTAACTACACGTGGATGCTGTGCGAGGGGCTGTACCTGCACACCGTACTTGTCAGTGCGTTCGTGTCGGAGAGACGCCTGGTTCGCGCGCTGCTGGTGGCGGGCTGGATGCTGCCCGTACCTTCGGCCATCATCAACGCTGTGCGACGCGGCATCGCCAACGAACCATTCTGTTGGGCCGACGATGGAGCGCCTCGCCTCGAGCTAGCTATTCTCGTTTGCGTCGCCGTTCTTCTTAACCTGGCCTTCCTTTGCAACATTGTCAGAGTTTTATGCACCAAACTCCGCGCGGGGGGCGGAGCAGGCGTGGCGAGACCTTCTGCTACGGTATTGCATGCTCTTCGTGCTACTTGCTTGTTGGCACCGCTTCTCGGACTCCAATATTTACTGACGCCCTTCCGACCGCCTCGGACGGCCAGTTGGTGGATGTTCTACGAGTATGTATCGGCGTTGACGACCTCGCTGCAAGGGTTGTGCGTGGCCATTCTCTACTGCTTCTGCAACGGAGAGGTGCTTGCGCAGCTTCGACGTCGCTGGCGAGTGCTCACTTTCCGTCCGAGAGCTAATTCCACAACGAATACCACGGTTTCG